A genomic segment from Glycine soja cultivar W05 chromosome 18, ASM419377v2, whole genome shotgun sequence encodes:
- the LOC114396492 gene encoding microtubule-associated protein TORTIFOLIA1-like isoform X1, with product MKHPKLQTQSTPTPSPSSRSSSLSSHLAMVELKQKILTSLSKLSDRDTHQIAVEDLEKTISGLSPDAIPMILNCLYDAATDPKPAVKRDALRLLAAVCGAHSDAAAAHLTKIIAHVVRRLKDADSAVRDACRDTVGALAAQYLKGDGGGGGGGVGTVVGLFVKPLFEAMGEQNKGVQAGAAVCMAKMVECAGGSGGEAVPVAAFQKLCPRIYKLLNSPNFMAKAAILPVVASLSQVGAIAPQSLEHLLPSIHECLSSTDWATRKAAAEALSSLALHSSSLVTDRAAPTLAVLEACRFDKIKPVRDSINEALQLWKKIAGKGDGSPDDSKPSSDGGNESAISSEASDPKKVNLDERKTDSPVKGSSTSSSNMDSTKAKAASISEKAVVILKKKPPVLSDKELNPEFFQKLERRGSDDLPVEVVVPRRGLNSSNSNNEEESEANAKDSKERINSVGNIPNDDHGSSSNKYRIFERGNDGNSKQRNYDDFGHDRFSERRVNTKELRTKAYDTDGRTENDQRDGSANAAGFSKTDGQSEVPFSNNRANWLAIQRQLLQLERQQVHLMNMLQDFMGGSHDSMVTLENRVRGLERIVEDMSRDLSISSGRRNFAGFEGSSNRPSSKYNGFNDYSSSKYGRGGDGRIPFGERFAQSDGNSLGMRGRGPSWRSDMSEGWDHSGYGASRNGQMSSRRAFGGSSADGRSPKSVHENDQAGNRRAWDKAAMPIRLGEGPSARSVWQASKDEATLEAIRVAGEDNGTSRATRVAIPEMTAEAMADDNVGQERDAIWTSWSNAMDALQVGDLDSAFAEVLSAGDDILLVKLMDKTGPVIDQLSSEVACETVNAIGQFLLDQNMYDICLSWIQQLLEIVLENGPDTFDIPMEVKKELLLNLHEASTDPAETWEGVQPDQLLLQLASAWEIDLQQHDK from the exons ATGAAGCACCCAAAACTCCAAACCCAATCAACCCCAACCCCATCACCCTCTTCAAGATCTTCTTCTCTCTCATCCCACCTTGCTATGGTGGAGCTGAAGCAGAAGATCCTAACTTCTCTGTCGAAGCTCTCCGACCGCGACACGCACCAGATCGCGGTGGAGGACTTGGAGAAGACCATCTCGGGGCTCTCGCCGGACGCCATTCCGATGATTCTCAATTGTCTCTACGACGCCGCCACCGACCCCAAGCCCGCCGTCAAGCGGGACGCCCTGCGCCTCCTCGCCGCCGTCTGCGGCGCGCACTCCGACGCCGCGGCCGCCCACCTTACCAAGATCATCGCCCACGTCGTCCGCCGCCTCAAGGACGCCGACTCCGCCGTCCGCGACGCCTGCCGTGACACCGTGGGCGCCCTCGCCGCGCAGTATTTGAAGGGAGACGGCGGCGGTGGTGGCGGTGGAGTCGGGACGGTGGTGGGGCTGTTCGTGAAGCCGCTTTTCGAGGCGATGGGGGAGCAGAACAAGGGGGTGCAGGCGGGGGCGGCGGTGTGCATGGCCAAGATGGTAGAGTGTGCCGGTGGCAGCGGAGGGGAGGCGGTGCCGGTTGCGGCGTTCCAGAAGCTATGTCCGAGGATCTACAAGCTGCTCAACAGTCCCAATTTCATGGCCAAGGCGGCGATTTTGCCGGTGGTTGCCAGCTTGTCCCAG GTTGGAGCGATTGCACCACAAAGCTTGGAACATTTGCTGCCTAGCATTCACGAATGCCTTTCTAGTACTGATTGGGCAACACGTAAAGCGGCAGCTGAGGCATTAAGTTCTTTGGCATTGCATTCAAGCAGTTTGGTTACTGATAGAGCGGCACCCACACTGGCAGTACTTGAGGCTTGCCGATTTGACAAG ATAAAACCTGTAAGAGATAGCATCAATGAAGCATTGCAACTGTGGAAAAAGATTGCAGGGAAAGGAGATGGGTCTCCTGATGATTCAAAGCCCTCATCTG aTGGTGGGAATGAATCAGCTATTTCGTCAGAAGCAAGTGACCCGAAAAAAGTAAATCTTGATGAGAGGAAGACTGATTCACCAGTAAAGGGTTCATCAACTAGTTCTTCAAATATGGATTCAACTAAGGCCAAAGCAGCTAGCATCTCAGAGAAGGCAGTTGTGATACTGAAAAAGAAACCACCTGTGTTATCTGATAAAGAACTAAATCCagaatttttccaaaaacttgAAAGAAGGGGTTCAGATGATTTACCAGTGGAAGTAGTTGTTCCTCGTAGAGGCCTCAATTCTTCTAACTCCAACAATGAGGAAGAATCAGAGGCAAATGCTAAAGattcaaaagaaagaataaattcTGTTGGAAACATCCCTAATGATGATCATGGATCCTCCAGTAATAAATATCGTATCTTTGAGAGAGGCAATGATGGAAATTCCAAACAAAGGAATTATGATGATTTTGGCCATGACAGATTCTCTGAAAGGAGAGTGAACACAAAAGAACTGAGGACAAAAGCTTATGATACTGATGGCAGGACTGAAAATGATCAGAGGGACGGTTCTGCCAATGCTGCAGGTTTTTCTAAAACTGATGGTCAATCAGAAGTACCCTTCTCCAATAACAGAGCAAACTGGTTGGCCATCCAGAGGCAGTTGTTGCAACTGGAAAGGCAACAAGTTCATCTGATGAATATGCTGCAG GATTTCATGGGTGGATCTCATGATAGCATGGTGACTCTAGAGAACAGAGTGCGAGGTCTTGAGAGAATTGTTGAAGACATGTCACGAGATTTATCCATATCATCAGGTCGTAGAAACTTTGCAGGGTTTGAAGGGTCATCTAATAGGCCTTCTAGCAAGTATAATGGTTTTAACGACTACTCCAGTTCCAAGTATGGTAGAGGCGGTGATGGACGCATCCCATTTGGCGAAAGATTTGCCCAATCTGATGGAAATTCTTTGGGAATGAGGGGAAGAGGGCCATCTTGGAGATCTGACATGTCTGAGGGGTGGGATCATTCTGGATATGGTGCTTCTAGAAATGGCCAGATGTCCTCAAGGAGGGCTTTTGGGGGTAGTTCTGCTGATGGAAGATCACCAAAATCTGTGCATGAGAATGATCAAGCAGGCAACAGGAGAGCTTGGGATAAAGCAGCAATGCCCATCCGGCTTGGTGAGGGGCCCTCTGCAAGAAGTGTCTGGCAAGCTTCTAAGGATGAAGCTACCTTGGAAGCAATTCGGGTTGCTGGTGAGGACAATGGAACGTCTCGAGCAACAAGGGTAGCAATCCCTGAAATGACTGCTGAAGCTATGGCTGATGACAATGTTGGGCAAGAGAGGGATGCCATCTGGACTTCTTGGAGCAATGCAATGGATGCCCTTCAAGTAGGTGACCTAGATTCAGCCTTTGCAGAAGTATTGTCCGCTGGCGATGATATTTTGCTTGTAAAGCTAATGGATAAAACGGGCCCTGTAATTGACCAACTTTCAAGTGAAGTTGCATGTGAAACTGTAAATGCCATTGGACAATTCTTACTGGACCAGAACATGTATGACATTTGTTTGTCTTGGATTCAACag TTGCTGGAGATAGTATTGGAAAATGGCCCTGATACCTTTGACATTCCCATGGAAGTAAAGAAAGAACTCTTGCTGAATTTACACGAAGCTTCTACAGATCCAGCTGAGACCTGGGAAGGGGTACAGCCAGATCAGCTTTTATTGCAATTGGCATCAGCCTGGGAAATTGATCTGCAACAGCATGACAAATAG
- the LOC114396492 gene encoding microtubule-associated protein TORTIFOLIA1-like isoform X2 codes for MKHPKLQTQSTPTPSPSSRSSSLSSHLAMVELKQKILTSLSKLSDRDTHQIAVEDLEKTISGLSPDAIPMILNCLYDAATDPKPAVKRDALRLLAAVCGAHSDAAAAHLTKIIAHVVRRLKDADSAVRDACRDTVGALAAQYLKGDGGGGGGGVGTVVGLFVKPLFEAMGEQNKGVQAGAAVCMAKMVECAGGSGGEAVPVAAFQKLCPRIYKLLNSPNFMAKAAILPVVASLSQIKPVRDSINEALQLWKKIAGKGDGSPDDSKPSSDGGNESAISSEASDPKKVNLDERKTDSPVKGSSTSSSNMDSTKAKAASISEKAVVILKKKPPVLSDKELNPEFFQKLERRGSDDLPVEVVVPRRGLNSSNSNNEEESEANAKDSKERINSVGNIPNDDHGSSSNKYRIFERGNDGNSKQRNYDDFGHDRFSERRVNTKELRTKAYDTDGRTENDQRDGSANAAGFSKTDGQSEVPFSNNRANWLAIQRQLLQLERQQVHLMNMLQDFMGGSHDSMVTLENRVRGLERIVEDMSRDLSISSGRRNFAGFEGSSNRPSSKYNGFNDYSSSKYGRGGDGRIPFGERFAQSDGNSLGMRGRGPSWRSDMSEGWDHSGYGASRNGQMSSRRAFGGSSADGRSPKSVHENDQAGNRRAWDKAAMPIRLGEGPSARSVWQASKDEATLEAIRVAGEDNGTSRATRVAIPEMTAEAMADDNVGQERDAIWTSWSNAMDALQVGDLDSAFAEVLSAGDDILLVKLMDKTGPVIDQLSSEVACETVNAIGQFLLDQNMYDICLSWIQQLLEIVLENGPDTFDIPMEVKKELLLNLHEASTDPAETWEGVQPDQLLLQLASAWEIDLQQHDK; via the exons ATGAAGCACCCAAAACTCCAAACCCAATCAACCCCAACCCCATCACCCTCTTCAAGATCTTCTTCTCTCTCATCCCACCTTGCTATGGTGGAGCTGAAGCAGAAGATCCTAACTTCTCTGTCGAAGCTCTCCGACCGCGACACGCACCAGATCGCGGTGGAGGACTTGGAGAAGACCATCTCGGGGCTCTCGCCGGACGCCATTCCGATGATTCTCAATTGTCTCTACGACGCCGCCACCGACCCCAAGCCCGCCGTCAAGCGGGACGCCCTGCGCCTCCTCGCCGCCGTCTGCGGCGCGCACTCCGACGCCGCGGCCGCCCACCTTACCAAGATCATCGCCCACGTCGTCCGCCGCCTCAAGGACGCCGACTCCGCCGTCCGCGACGCCTGCCGTGACACCGTGGGCGCCCTCGCCGCGCAGTATTTGAAGGGAGACGGCGGCGGTGGTGGCGGTGGAGTCGGGACGGTGGTGGGGCTGTTCGTGAAGCCGCTTTTCGAGGCGATGGGGGAGCAGAACAAGGGGGTGCAGGCGGGGGCGGCGGTGTGCATGGCCAAGATGGTAGAGTGTGCCGGTGGCAGCGGAGGGGAGGCGGTGCCGGTTGCGGCGTTCCAGAAGCTATGTCCGAGGATCTACAAGCTGCTCAACAGTCCCAATTTCATGGCCAAGGCGGCGATTTTGCCGGTGGTTGCCAGCTTGTCCCAG ATAAAACCTGTAAGAGATAGCATCAATGAAGCATTGCAACTGTGGAAAAAGATTGCAGGGAAAGGAGATGGGTCTCCTGATGATTCAAAGCCCTCATCTG aTGGTGGGAATGAATCAGCTATTTCGTCAGAAGCAAGTGACCCGAAAAAAGTAAATCTTGATGAGAGGAAGACTGATTCACCAGTAAAGGGTTCATCAACTAGTTCTTCAAATATGGATTCAACTAAGGCCAAAGCAGCTAGCATCTCAGAGAAGGCAGTTGTGATACTGAAAAAGAAACCACCTGTGTTATCTGATAAAGAACTAAATCCagaatttttccaaaaacttgAAAGAAGGGGTTCAGATGATTTACCAGTGGAAGTAGTTGTTCCTCGTAGAGGCCTCAATTCTTCTAACTCCAACAATGAGGAAGAATCAGAGGCAAATGCTAAAGattcaaaagaaagaataaattcTGTTGGAAACATCCCTAATGATGATCATGGATCCTCCAGTAATAAATATCGTATCTTTGAGAGAGGCAATGATGGAAATTCCAAACAAAGGAATTATGATGATTTTGGCCATGACAGATTCTCTGAAAGGAGAGTGAACACAAAAGAACTGAGGACAAAAGCTTATGATACTGATGGCAGGACTGAAAATGATCAGAGGGACGGTTCTGCCAATGCTGCAGGTTTTTCTAAAACTGATGGTCAATCAGAAGTACCCTTCTCCAATAACAGAGCAAACTGGTTGGCCATCCAGAGGCAGTTGTTGCAACTGGAAAGGCAACAAGTTCATCTGATGAATATGCTGCAG GATTTCATGGGTGGATCTCATGATAGCATGGTGACTCTAGAGAACAGAGTGCGAGGTCTTGAGAGAATTGTTGAAGACATGTCACGAGATTTATCCATATCATCAGGTCGTAGAAACTTTGCAGGGTTTGAAGGGTCATCTAATAGGCCTTCTAGCAAGTATAATGGTTTTAACGACTACTCCAGTTCCAAGTATGGTAGAGGCGGTGATGGACGCATCCCATTTGGCGAAAGATTTGCCCAATCTGATGGAAATTCTTTGGGAATGAGGGGAAGAGGGCCATCTTGGAGATCTGACATGTCTGAGGGGTGGGATCATTCTGGATATGGTGCTTCTAGAAATGGCCAGATGTCCTCAAGGAGGGCTTTTGGGGGTAGTTCTGCTGATGGAAGATCACCAAAATCTGTGCATGAGAATGATCAAGCAGGCAACAGGAGAGCTTGGGATAAAGCAGCAATGCCCATCCGGCTTGGTGAGGGGCCCTCTGCAAGAAGTGTCTGGCAAGCTTCTAAGGATGAAGCTACCTTGGAAGCAATTCGGGTTGCTGGTGAGGACAATGGAACGTCTCGAGCAACAAGGGTAGCAATCCCTGAAATGACTGCTGAAGCTATGGCTGATGACAATGTTGGGCAAGAGAGGGATGCCATCTGGACTTCTTGGAGCAATGCAATGGATGCCCTTCAAGTAGGTGACCTAGATTCAGCCTTTGCAGAAGTATTGTCCGCTGGCGATGATATTTTGCTTGTAAAGCTAATGGATAAAACGGGCCCTGTAATTGACCAACTTTCAAGTGAAGTTGCATGTGAAACTGTAAATGCCATTGGACAATTCTTACTGGACCAGAACATGTATGACATTTGTTTGTCTTGGATTCAACag TTGCTGGAGATAGTATTGGAAAATGGCCCTGATACCTTTGACATTCCCATGGAAGTAAAGAAAGAACTCTTGCTGAATTTACACGAAGCTTCTACAGATCCAGCTGAGACCTGGGAAGGGGTACAGCCAGATCAGCTTTTATTGCAATTGGCATCAGCCTGGGAAATTGATCTGCAACAGCATGACAAATAG